A single region of the Methylocystis echinoides genome encodes:
- a CDS encoding MgtC/SapB family protein: MDSFQILPHLAALGAAYALALPIAWDREQGDRSAGLRTFPLVAIAACGFIQAAESLLVNSPEGIARILEGVITGIGFIGGGAILKTGATVHGTATAASLWATGAVGAAVALGSYDVAIAIALMTFVTLKFITPFKVEEGKEHAGEA; the protein is encoded by the coding sequence GTGGACAGCTTCCAGATTCTTCCACATCTTGCCGCTCTCGGCGCAGCCTATGCCCTCGCCCTGCCGATCGCCTGGGATCGGGAACAGGGAGACCGCAGCGCCGGCCTGAGAACCTTTCCGCTTGTTGCAATCGCCGCCTGCGGCTTCATTCAGGCGGCCGAGTCGCTGCTCGTCAATTCCCCGGAGGGAATTGCGCGCATCTTGGAGGGCGTCATCACCGGCATTGGTTTTATCGGCGGCGGCGCGATCCTCAAGACAGGAGCCACGGTTCATGGCACGGCGACGGCTGCTAGCCTCTGGGCCACAGGCGCGGTCGGCGCAGCCGTCGCACTCGGCAGCTACGACGTTGCGATCGCCATTGCGCTGATGACTTTTGTGACGCTCAAGTTCATCACCCCTTTCAAAGTGGAAGAAGGCAAGGAACATGCAGGCGAAGCGTGA
- a CDS encoding CHASE3 domain-containing protein has protein sequence MTSDAPAPSKVFWGVFVLAITAFLLLGTIGTETAQRHAAAWVRRTIAVESKLDRLEALLRAAESGERGFLLTGDEAYLAPLEKLKAKMDAVIGDLRDLLGDSAQQREALEKVAPLAKERIDVLEDRVQTMKEGQAKDAVAKVRSGRGKRLMDRINLLLDQMRQEEARVFHEREQAYLATSEVKEIAYGFLFLAIAGSGLYTLFKSQKQLRDLKQAYEQVVEQSGLRLQAEAQLRQSQKLEALGHLAGGIAHDFNNQLAVIVASLNILRRRAEGVPGCEELCRSAEGSADRAARLVRRLLAFSREQPLDPKAVDPNELIEGLSQILKRTLGASVEIETHLADGLWRTYIDGHELENALLNLAVNARDAMPQGGRLIISTENAVIDARYRAKHPDVEPGQYVLISVTDTGEGMTPLVAARAFDPFFTTKPVGKGTGLGLSQVHGFVKQSNGHLKIYSEPGRGTSVKLLFPRFLGEVSSTKETDAAASSLLLGKPEDALLIVDDDESARRMTALAARELGYTTFEAEDGPSALSTLRAHPEINLLITDVVMPGMDGAKLSREAVFRRHNLQVLYVTGYPRSFLLGRDLRRSARVLSKPFTLVEFAQAVRSAFDTPQRTD, from the coding sequence ATGACGTCAGACGCGCCCGCTCCCAGCAAAGTGTTCTGGGGCGTGTTCGTTTTGGCGATTACGGCGTTCCTCTTGCTTGGAACGATCGGGACAGAGACGGCGCAGCGGCATGCCGCCGCCTGGGTTCGGCGCACCATCGCCGTGGAAAGCAAGCTCGATCGGCTTGAAGCGCTGCTCCGCGCGGCTGAAAGCGGCGAGCGCGGCTTCCTTCTCACCGGCGACGAAGCGTATCTCGCACCTCTTGAAAAGCTCAAAGCAAAGATGGATGCCGTGATTGGGGACTTACGCGATCTGCTCGGCGATAGTGCCCAACAGAGGGAAGCGCTTGAAAAAGTCGCGCCCCTCGCGAAGGAGCGTATCGACGTCCTGGAGGACCGTGTCCAGACCATGAAAGAAGGCCAGGCCAAGGACGCGGTGGCAAAGGTGCGGTCGGGTCGTGGCAAGAGGCTTATGGACAGGATCAACCTTCTTCTTGATCAAATGAGACAGGAGGAGGCGCGGGTCTTCCACGAACGCGAACAAGCCTATCTGGCCACCTCGGAAGTCAAGGAAATCGCATATGGTTTCTTGTTTCTGGCGATTGCGGGAAGTGGGCTTTACACCCTGTTTAAGTCCCAAAAGCAGCTCCGCGATCTCAAACAAGCTTACGAGCAGGTGGTCGAACAATCGGGCCTTCGCCTGCAAGCCGAGGCCCAACTTCGCCAATCCCAAAAGCTTGAAGCCCTCGGACATCTTGCCGGGGGAATCGCGCATGACTTCAATAACCAGCTCGCGGTCATCGTCGCCAGCTTGAACATATTGCGGCGGAGAGCCGAAGGGGTCCCAGGCTGTGAAGAGCTCTGTCGATCCGCCGAGGGGAGCGCGGATCGAGCGGCGCGGCTCGTGCGTCGTCTGCTGGCCTTTTCGCGCGAACAGCCACTCGATCCAAAAGCCGTTGATCCTAATGAGCTGATCGAGGGCTTGTCACAGATCTTGAAGCGGACCTTGGGCGCAAGTGTCGAAATCGAGACGCATCTGGCCGACGGGCTGTGGCGCACCTATATTGACGGGCATGAGCTGGAGAATGCTCTTCTCAATCTGGCGGTAAACGCCCGGGACGCTATGCCGCAAGGTGGGCGCCTGATCATTTCTACCGAGAACGCCGTCATTGACGCGCGATATCGGGCGAAGCACCCCGATGTCGAACCCGGCCAATATGTCCTGATCTCGGTCACGGATACGGGCGAAGGCATGACGCCACTGGTTGCCGCTCGCGCCTTCGATCCGTTTTTCACCACCAAACCTGTGGGGAAAGGAACCGGCCTGGGGCTTTCCCAGGTTCACGGTTTCGTCAAGCAATCGAACGGCCACTTGAAAATATACTCGGAGCCGGGACGCGGGACGAGCGTCAAGCTGCTCTTTCCGCGGTTCCTCGGCGAGGTTTCTTCTACAAAAGAAACCGATGCCGCCGCTTCCAGCCTTCTATTGGGCAAGCCTGAAGACGCGCTGCTCATTGTCGATGATGATGAAAGCGCCCGGCGGATGACGGCGCTGGCCGCCCGGGAGCTGGGCTATACGACGTTCGAGGCGGAAGACGGCCCCTCAGCGCTTTCGACGCTAAGAGCGCACCCGGAGATCAATCTGCTGATCACAGATGTGGTGATGCCCGGCATGGACGGCGCGAAACTGTCGAGAGAAGCCGTGTTTCGCAGGCACAACCTCCAGGTCTTGTATGTGACGGGTTATCCGCGTTCCTTCCTCCTTGGACGGGATCTGCGGCGCAGCGCCAGAGTGCTCAGCAAGCCATTCACCCTTGTTGAGTTCGCGCAAGCTGTGCGCAGCGCTTTCGACACGCCGCAAAGAACGGACTAA
- a CDS encoding SulP family inorganic anion transporter: MPKLATVFKEGYGLAHLRADAIAGLTVAIVALPLSMAIAIAAGVSPAQGLYTGIVGGFLVSLLGGSRFQIGGPAGAFIVLVSTVVAAHGVEGLILATFLSGLILVAMGLLRLGTFIKFIPFPVTVGFTAGIAVIIFASQLKELLGLTLSAGEPGPLMEKLPMLGAAAPTITPAALALSATTIATIVALKFARPHWPGMLIAVAVAAATTAGFDLPVATIGSKFGGIPSAVPSPTLPDLSFERILAVLPAAASFALLGAIESLLSAVVADGMTGRRHRSNCELVAQGAANIGSALFGGFCVTGTIARTATNVRAGAHGPVAGMLHAVFLLLFMLLAAPLAAYIPLAALAGVLVIVSWNMIERPAIAVLVRSGWGDATVLAATFFLTIFRDLSEAIVVGFALGSVLFIHRMSEATEVQSHRPFVGEDAPDAEEGGPYDELRSSDPQIVVYRIAGAFFFGAAASIGSVLDRISDGYKALIVDFSAVPFLDSTGANVMEGLAHKAQRRGVRLFVTGASPEIRRALQLYGLVSPQVGYASSVDDALAEYDEMHPDHRARGRGATRPT; encoded by the coding sequence ATGCCGAAGCTGGCGACGGTGTTCAAAGAGGGTTACGGCCTCGCACATCTACGCGCCGACGCCATTGCTGGCTTGACCGTCGCCATCGTGGCGCTGCCCTTGTCGATGGCGATTGCGATCGCCGCCGGCGTAAGCCCGGCGCAGGGCCTTTACACCGGCATCGTCGGCGGCTTCCTGGTTTCGCTGCTCGGCGGCTCGCGCTTTCAGATTGGCGGACCGGCGGGCGCGTTCATCGTTCTGGTGTCCACCGTGGTCGCCGCCCATGGCGTTGAGGGGTTGATCCTCGCAACTTTCCTCTCCGGGCTGATCCTGGTCGCGATGGGCCTGCTGCGTCTCGGAACCTTCATCAAATTCATTCCATTCCCGGTGACGGTTGGCTTCACCGCAGGCATTGCCGTCATCATATTCGCGAGCCAGCTGAAGGAGCTTCTCGGGCTGACCCTCTCGGCGGGCGAGCCGGGGCCGCTCATGGAAAAACTCCCAATGCTGGGGGCTGCGGCGCCGACGATCACGCCGGCGGCCTTGGCCCTTTCGGCGACGACCATCGCAACGATCGTCGCGCTGAAATTTGCGCGCCCGCATTGGCCCGGCATGCTCATCGCCGTCGCCGTGGCCGCCGCGACGACTGCGGGCTTCGATCTCCCGGTTGCGACCATCGGCTCGAAGTTCGGCGGCATCCCGAGCGCCGTGCCGTCCCCGACGCTGCCCGATCTGTCCTTTGAGAGGATCCTGGCCGTGTTGCCCGCCGCCGCATCCTTTGCGCTTCTTGGCGCGATCGAGTCGCTGCTCTCCGCCGTCGTGGCGGACGGCATGACGGGGCGGCGCCATCGCTCGAATTGCGAACTCGTCGCGCAGGGCGCGGCGAATATTGGTTCGGCGCTCTTTGGCGGCTTCTGCGTCACCGGCACGATCGCGCGCACGGCGACGAATGTCAGGGCCGGCGCGCACGGGCCGGTCGCCGGCATGCTGCATGCCGTCTTCTTGCTGCTCTTCATGCTGCTCGCCGCGCCGCTGGCGGCCTACATTCCTCTCGCCGCGCTGGCGGGAGTGCTGGTAATCGTCTCCTGGAATATGATCGAGCGGCCGGCGATCGCGGTGCTGGTGCGATCCGGCTGGGGCGACGCCACCGTTCTGGCTGCGACCTTCTTCCTCACCATTTTCCGTGATTTGAGCGAAGCCATCGTCGTCGGCTTTGCGCTGGGCTCCGTTCTGTTCATCCACAGAATGTCGGAGGCGACGGAGGTTCAGAGTCATCGGCCGTTCGTCGGCGAGGACGCGCCCGACGCGGAAGAGGGCGGGCCATACGACGAGTTGCGCTCCTCCGACCCGCAGATTGTCGTCTACCGGATCGCCGGCGCGTTTTTCTTCGGAGCGGCCGCGTCGATTGGGTCTGTTCTCGACCGCATCTCCGATGGCTATAAGGCGCTGATCGTCGATTTCTCGGCGGTTCCCTTCCTGGATTCGACGGGGGCGAATGTCATGGAAGGGCTGGCGCATAAAGCGCAGCGCCGAGGGGTGCGCCTTTTTGTGACCGGAGCTAGCCCGGAGATCCGGCGCGCCCTGCAGTTGTACGGCCTCGTCTCGCCGCAAGTCGGCTACGCCTCGAGTGTTGATGACGCGCTTGCCGAGTATGATGAGATGCACCCGGATCATCGCGCGCGGGGCAGGGGGGCGACGCGACCAACTTAA